From Paraglaciecola sp. L1A13:
TTACGCACAGCACGTGTGTGATAAGCCACATCATCAATACTTACGCCTAGTGTGTCGTCACAGCCTTGCAGGACCATGCCCAACGAATCACCAATCAACAGTACGTCTATCCCTTGCTCATCAAACAACTTTGAGAAGCTCGCATCATAGGCGGTAAGCGCACTAATTTTTTCGCTTTGTTGCTTCATTTTCAACAACGTGGAAGTTGTGACTTTTTTCATTTTGAATCACTCCAGTACGATGAACACTAAATAGAGCTTGAGTAAATCAGGCACTATACGGATTTTTTAACGGATTTCTATCACACTCATTTATACGGTAATTTTTCCAACCCATTTAATGGGCAATTATTGAGCATAGAGGTCAATTTTGTACCACAAGGCAAGGTTAGATCTGAAGCGATTTCATGTAAGGGATACAAAACAAATTCTCTTTGCTTCATTCCATAATGCGGAACAGTAAGTTCTTTTGAATCAATAACTTGATCTGAAAAAAGTAGGATATCCAGATCCAAAGTACGGGGCCCCCAACGTTCAGCTTTACGCTCTCGCCCGTGGTCTAATTCAATTTTTTGTAAGCAGTGAAGAAATTTTACAGGAGGTAAGTCAGTTTGCAACTCGACCACGGCATTAACATAGCTAGGCTGATCCTGCGGACCCATAGGACGGCTAACATACAAACTCGATGTTGCCGATATATGCGTATCAATAATCGCCTCTATTGCTTGCAAGGCGTTCGATATTTGTTGTTCTGGCTCGGCTAGGTTACTACCTAGCCCAACGAATACACGGCTCATTGCGTGGCTTTCTTCTTGCCTCGATAACGACTTCTACGCTTAGGGCCGCCACCTTCTTTATCACGTAAAGCTTTCATCATAGTTTGACGTTCTTCGGGGTCAACATCTTGAAAATCAGTCCACCACTGAGCAAGCGTTAATAACTCTCCACCTTCTATCTGCGCACGGATCAATAAGAAATCGTAGGCTGCCCTAAACTTCGGATGTTCAAGCATTTGTAACGCTCTACGTCCGTAACGTTTTGGTAGGCGCTGTTGAAGTTGCCAAATCTCACGTACGGTAATGGTAAAGCGTTTAGGGATCATAATGCGCTGAATTTGGCGATGTAGTACATCGCTCAAGGCTAAATTAAAGGCATCAAAATGATTCAAGCCGCCTTCAACCATATGTTGCTGACAACGCTCTTCTAGGGGATACCACAACAAAGCTGCAAAGATGAAAGCAGGTGTCACTTTCATATCTGAATTGATTCGGTTGTCGGTATTCATCAGCACTTGTTCAATAAAGGCTAATTCGCGGCTGTTTTGTGTCTTCAGCAAAGGCCCTAATTGTGGGAACAATTGTTCAAACAAATTAAATTCATTCAACAACTTGTATGTTTCTAAGCCTTGTCCTGATAATAATAATTTTAATACTTCTTCAAACAAACGAGCAGGCGGAATATTTGCCATTAAAGGCGCAAGTTCATACATTGGTTTCGCTGTCTCAGGGCTGATTTTCATCCCTAGCTTAACGGCAAAACGTACGGCCCGTAACATACGAACTGGGTCTTCACGATAGCGTGTTGCAGGGTCACCGATCATACTTATTTCGCGGTTTTTGATGGCCTGCATGCCTTGAGCAAAATCGTGGATACTGAAATCCGCAATATTATAATACATGGCATTAACGGTGAAATCTCGGCGCTCAGCATCTTCTTCAATACTGCCAAAGACGTTATCGCGTAATAACTGACCATGATCGCTTTGTTTACTTAAATGTTGCTCTTCAGCGTTATCATCTTGGCTAGGATGATGACCACGAAAAGTCGCCACCTCAATAATTTCACGACCGAAAACCACGTGAGCAAGCCGGAATCTGCGTCCAATTAGTCTGCAATTCCTGAACAACTCCTTGACCTGCTCAGGCGTTGCGTTGGTTGTCACATCAAAGTCTTTGGGTTTCTTACCCAATAAGATGTCACGTACACACCCACCAACCAAATAAGCTTGGTAGCCATTGTTATGCAGTCGATATAGAACCTTTAGCGCATTATCACTGATATCACTGCGTGATACCGGATGTTCAGCACGAGGAATAATATTGGCAACAAGAGTGGTTTTAGCCGTGCTCGGCGTGCTTTTAAACGCCTCTTTAACCTTGTTGATTACGCGAGAAATAATAAGTTCAGCTCCATGATTAAGGAATACCCATACTGGGGATTTTGACGCGTGCGATCATATACTGTCTGGCGCGTCAATTCTATTGTCAAACGCATTCGCCCTATTGGCAATTAGCGCTTCGTTCCAGTTGCTTTGTGCCCAGCGCAGTATTTCTTCTACAGTGGCATTAGTCATGTTATGCGGCACATTTAAACCAAGAATACCCAAAGCGGAACATAAATTACTCGCAGCACGTTCATTTATCAATGCCGGCGCGTGATTCTGTTTACTTAATTTTTGGCCATTCTCGCCTAACACTAATGGCAGATGCATATAAATCGGCGCAGGTAGCTTGAAAATCCTATACAACGCTAACTGAAAGGCTGTAGCAGGCAAAATGTCTGCACCTCGCACTACTTCGGTGATCCCAGCGTGAATATCGTCCACCACAACGGCAAGTTGATATGCATATAAACCGTCTTTTCGACGCAGAATGAAGTCTTCGTTCACCTCATCGTTAAAAACAATTGGCCCTAACGCTATATCGATCATTTCCCTAACACCGACAGTATTGCGCAATACTGCGGCGCAGCCCTGAGAAGCAAGAGTTAATTCTGAACATGGACAGGGTTGACCCTTAGGATTAGCTAAACGCTGCTTTCGCGTACATTGACAATAGTAACTATGGCCATTGTTAAATAATGCGCTTAATGCTTGTTCATAGTACTGGTGGCTATCGTGCTGGTAAATGACCTTATCATCCCAATAAAGCCCATGCTGCTCCAACGTATTTTTAATAAGCGTGTCCGCGCCCTTTTGTTCTCGGGGCGGGTCAATGTCTTCAATGCGCAGTAACCACTTGCCACCCATTTGACGGGCACGCAAATAACTGCCCAGTGCGGCCACTAAAGAACCTAAATGCAGAGGTCCGGAGGGAGACGGTGCAAACCGCCCCACATAGCGCTCATTTTGATTGGCGCTATTTTCAGCGAAAGGCAGTTTCATTAATTCATATGCACAAAAAAAGCTGCATTGAGCAGCTTTTTTAGCAATTCGAGGAGTTACCCTTGAAGCTGCTTTTCTTTTATTTCAGCTAATGTTTTGCAATCGATACATAAATCAGCAGTGGGGCGCGCTTCTAAACGTCTCACACCAATTTCAATACCACAGGTATCACAGAAGCCGAAATCATCTTCTTCAATACGCTTAAGGGTTTTTTCGATTTTTTTAATCAATTTACGTTCACGGTCACGTGTTCGAAGTTCAATACTGAACTCTTCTTCCTGAGCTGCCCTGTCGACAGGATCAGGAAAGTTTGCCGCTTCATCTTGCATATGATGAACTGTGCGATCTACTTCTTGACGTAACTGGTCGCGCCATGCTTTTAACAACAAACGGAAATGCTCCATTTGTTTGTCATTCATGTATTCCTCGCCTGCTTTCTCCTGATAGGGAGTAAGTCCAGCTAAGGCTAATAATCCGAGTGTTTTCATGGTGTTTCCTGTTGGCATCAGCCAATTCTCCTTAACTACGAGCACAGGACGATTTTGTGCAAGCGGATATGTATAACAGAAAGAAATACCGCTGGCAATTTTGCGCACTGACCTACTGTACTTGCTAAAAACCAATTTCCGACGGGCAATATGGCGATGTCGGCGAAAAAATCAACTTTTATTTTCAGTCGATTACACAGAGCCGTTGATTTAGCGTAATATTTTGTTCGTCGATGACACACGAGTATGCCAAAATTTCGACTCCTGCAGCAATAGCCTGTTTGAAGCATTCTGCGTATTTAGGATCAATATGCTCCGCGACTTTGACACTATCGATACCCGTGTGCTGAACACAAAACAGTAAAACAGCACGATTACCTTGTTCCACCATAGCAGCTAATTCACGCAAATGTTTCTGACCACGCACAGTCTTGGCATCAGGAAAATATCCCTGACCCGATTCAAGTAACGTCACTGACTTCACTTCAAGGTAACAATCTTTTTGTCCCACCCCGGTAAGTAAGAAGTCGATACGGCTGTTTTCATGGCCAAAACGAACTTCAGGTCGAATGTTATCATACCCAACAAGTTCGGCGACCCGTTCACGCTGCAAAGCTTCACCAACGACTTTATTGGCATTATTAGTATTAATACCAATCCAATGTCCTTTTGCCGTTACCCCTATCTCCCAAGTATAGTTTAGTTTTCGTTTTGGATTATTACTTGGTGATAACCAAACTTGCATATTATGCTCAGCGCAGCCGGTCATGGCGCCCGTGTTAGGACAATGCGCTATTACCTCTTCACCATTTAACAATGTCACGTCTGTTAAGAACCGTTTGTAACGTTTTATTAATACGCCTTCAATCAAACTGTTATTAAATTGCATTTATCACCATACTGTTAATCGTCACAAAATTGCTATGATATTGGCTTACTTTCTCTTAGGAGTGTTTTATGTCTCGACTTTCTATTCAACTGTCTACTTCAGCCGCACCTGCTCATTGGGGCAAGAATGCTTTGCTGTCGTTCGACAATGAAAGCGCTACAATCCACCTGTTATCTGATGATCCTCAACATCGAATCATTCGCCGTGCTGCCCGCATTCTAGACGGTTTGACGTTAGATTTCGTTACTTTATGCGGCAAATGGCATATCGAACAACAATGGGCATTTGCCTGCAGTTTCAGCAACACAAAAAAACAACATCGTATTCAATGGGCTGACGACGATAATAGCAATACGTTAACGCAGCGCTATCAAGCATTGGTTTTCACCCGTAATCAAACCAACGCCACACCTGAGGATTTATCCCCCGAAAAGTTGGCTAGCAGCAGCACTGAGTGGTTAACCAGCTTAAGCCCTAGCTACGTCAGTGCGAAGCAATGGACCGGTGAAGAATTAGTTGAACAGCAATGGCACGGCCTTTACAACGTAGGTCGCGGCAGTGCACGCCCTCCTGTGATGTTGGAAGTGGATTATAACCCAACAGGCGATCCGCTCGCACCAGTGAGTGCAGCGTTAGTGGGTAAAGGCATTACATTTGATAGCGGTGGTTATAGCATTAAAAGTAGTGAAGGCATGCTGCATATGAAATGTGATATGGGCGGGGCGGCCATGGTGACTGGCGGTCTTGGTTTGGCGATTATGCAAGGCTTGAATAAGCGCGTAAAACTCTACTTATGCTGTGCTGAGAATTTGATTAGCGGTCATGCATACAAACTAGGGGATATTATCACCTATAAAAATGGTACCACAGTAGAGATAGTCAATACTGATGCCGAAGGCCGTTTAGTATTGGCGGATGGTTTAATTGCAGCAACTGAAACTCAGGCACCTTTAATCATCAATGCGGCGACACTGACAGGCGCTGCAAGTGTGGCGCTAGGTCGAGATTACAACGCATTTTTTGCATTAGAC
This genomic window contains:
- the folK gene encoding 2-amino-4-hydroxy-6-hydroxymethyldihydropteridine diphosphokinase, coding for MSRVFVGLGSNLAEPEQQISNALQAIEAIIDTHISATSSLYVSRPMGPQDQPSYVNAVVELQTDLPPVKFLHCLQKIELDHGRERKAERWGPRTLDLDILLFSDQVIDSKELTVPHYGMKQREFVLYPLHEIASDLTLPCGTKLTSMLNNCPLNGLEKLPYK
- the pcnB gene encoding polynucleotide adenylyltransferase PcnB, with amino-acid sequence MPRAEHPVSRSDISDNALKVLYRLHNNGYQAYLVGGCVRDILLGKKPKDFDVTTNATPEQVKELFRNCRLIGRRFRLAHVVFGREIIEVATFRGHHPSQDDNAEEQHLSKQSDHGQLLRDNVFGSIEEDAERRDFTVNAMYYNIADFSIHDFAQGMQAIKNREISMIGDPATRYREDPVRMLRAVRFAVKLGMKISPETAKPMYELAPLMANIPPARLFEEVLKLLLSGQGLETYKLLNEFNLFEQLFPQLGPLLKTQNSRELAFIEQVLMNTDNRINSDMKVTPAFIFAALLWYPLEERCQQHMVEGGLNHFDAFNLALSDVLHRQIQRIMIPKRFTITVREIWQLQQRLPKRYGRRALQMLEHPKFRAAYDFLLIRAQIEGGELLTLAQWWTDFQDVDPEERQTMMKALRDKEGGGPKRRSRYRGKKKATQ
- the gluQRS gene encoding tRNA glutamyl-Q(34) synthetase GluQRS gives rise to the protein MKLPFAENSANQNERYVGRFAPSPSGPLHLGSLVAALGSYLRARQMGGKWLLRIEDIDPPREQKGADTLIKNTLEQHGLYWDDKVIYQHDSHQYYEQALSALFNNGHSYYCQCTRKQRLANPKGQPCPCSELTLASQGCAAVLRNTVGVREMIDIALGPIVFNDEVNEDFILRRKDGLYAYQLAVVVDDIHAGITEVVRGADILPATAFQLALYRIFKLPAPIYMHLPLVLGENGQKLSKQNHAPALINERAASNLCSALGILGLNVPHNMTNATVEEILRWAQSNWNEALIANRANAFDNRIDAPDSI
- the dksA gene encoding RNA polymerase-binding protein DksA, translating into MPTGNTMKTLGLLALAGLTPYQEKAGEEYMNDKQMEHFRLLLKAWRDQLRQEVDRTVHHMQDEAANFPDPVDRAAQEEEFSIELRTRDRERKLIKKIEKTLKRIEEDDFGFCDTCGIEIGVRRLEARPTADLCIDCKTLAEIKEKQLQG
- the sfsA gene encoding DNA/RNA nuclease SfsA — encoded protein: MQFNNSLIEGVLIKRYKRFLTDVTLLNGEEVIAHCPNTGAMTGCAEHNMQVWLSPSNNPKRKLNYTWEIGVTAKGHWIGINTNNANKVVGEALQRERVAELVGYDNIRPEVRFGHENSRIDFLLTGVGQKDCYLEVKSVTLLESGQGYFPDAKTVRGQKHLRELAAMVEQGNRAVLLFCVQHTGIDSVKVAEHIDPKYAECFKQAIAAGVEILAYSCVIDEQNITLNQRLCVID
- the pepB gene encoding aminopeptidase PepB, which gives rise to MSRLSIQLSTSAAPAHWGKNALLSFDNESATIHLLSDDPQHRIIRRAARILDGLTLDFVTLCGKWHIEQQWAFACSFSNTKKQHRIQWADDDNSNTLTQRYQALVFTRNQTNATPEDLSPEKLASSSTEWLTSLSPSYVSAKQWTGEELVEQQWHGLYNVGRGSARPPVMLEVDYNPTGDPLAPVSAALVGKGITFDSGGYSIKSSEGMLHMKCDMGGAAMVTGGLGLAIMQGLNKRVKLYLCCAENLISGHAYKLGDIITYKNGTTVEIVNTDAEGRLVLADGLIAATETQAPLIINAATLTGAASVALGRDYNAFFALDKNLMQRMLGYATDENEPAWPLPLETWHQEKCPSNYADTANSRVQKGGGAGGASNAAGFLSRFVGNDGQGWLHMDLAAAFNDSADAYSPAGASAMGIRTIAKALLEE